In the Bifidobacterium catenulatum PV20-2 genome, one interval contains:
- a CDS encoding DUF5701 family protein, with protein MSKASEEAQKQLDRIVALGYPDVADMSAAAFRALARPLIRALEDSDLGTQILLVPTRELVSPESLIARTSINRMAGFTTMPPRDIASFLPQDGFEPPEGPFYLVIEPHTGTCYINREPDVARKLIDSDERLPLTLEEGLAIATQHPEWLLEENGFNLLGSRSADGRVPSIWMSQNAPRLGAVWPNSRHTWLGNAFCASRRGVSLFH; from the coding sequence ATGTCGAAGGCATCAGAAGAAGCGCAAAAGCAGTTGGATCGTATCGTGGCGTTGGGCTACCCGGATGTGGCCGATATGTCGGCCGCCGCGTTCCGTGCTTTGGCGCGCCCGCTCATCCGTGCGTTGGAGGATTCCGATTTGGGCACGCAGATTCTGTTGGTGCCTACGCGCGAGTTGGTTTCCCCGGAATCGTTGATCGCGCGTACGTCGATCAATCGCATGGCTGGTTTCACCACGATGCCTCCGCGCGATATTGCCAGTTTTCTTCCGCAGGATGGTTTCGAACCGCCGGAAGGCCCGTTTTACTTGGTGATCGAGCCGCATACGGGAACCTGTTACATCAATCGCGAGCCCGATGTTGCGCGCAAGCTGATCGATTCCGACGAGCGTTTGCCTCTCACGTTGGAAGAGGGGCTTGCGATTGCCACGCAGCATCCGGAATGGTTGTTGGAGGAGAACGGGTTTAATTTGTTGGGATCGCGTTCCGCGGATGGTCGTGTGCCGAGTATTTGGATGAGTCAGAATGCGCCTCGATTGGGTGCGGTATGGCCGAATTCCCGTCATACTTGGCTTGGCAACGCGTTTTGTGCGTCTCGTCGCGGTGTCAGTCTGTTCCATTGA
- the leuA gene encoding 2-isopropylmalate synthase, with translation MGQDQSSVFDLAAVAAASNGGNNDPLLPPARYIGAPQKPSKMPYNKYVAYDKQVPFDYPERTWPGKRLQRAPRWCSVDLRDGNQALVNPMDSERKLRFWNLLVSLGFKEIEVGFPSASETDYDFIRMLIERELIPDDVTIVVLTQAREHLIRKTYECLKGAKRAVVHFYNSVSVLQREVVFRKDKAGIKKLATDAATLCKELEGEAEGIDLYYEYSPESFTGTEPEYAVEVCNAVIDVIKPTPEHPMIINLPATVEMTTPNVFADQVEYVSNNLVPRDAVVLSLHPHNDEGMGVAATELAVLAGADRVEGCLLGNGERTGNVDLVTLGLNFLTQGIDPQIDYSNVPEIRKTVEYCNQLKISERHPYAGNFVFTAFSGSHQDAIKKGLEARQVAADRAGADLDSFVWLVPYLPIDPKDIGRTYEAIIRVNSQSGKGGMAYLLKTNHNLDLPKRLQVEFDKVVQAYADETKKEVKDEDIWRLFKDEYLPVEESGATAAGAVVGDSKDDSLEQWGRLKLLKVSVSSGEDGSDTVLKARILDRGVNVGVDEPVEREVSGMGNGPLAAFLNALSNFGIEASVMDYVEHTMSVGTDAMAASYVECQIGEEEDPRIVWGVGIDTSIVTSSLKAIISAINRSER, from the coding sequence ATGGGTCAGGATCAATCTTCAGTGTTTGATCTCGCGGCAGTCGCCGCGGCGTCCAACGGAGGGAACAACGACCCGCTGCTGCCTCCGGCGCGTTATATTGGAGCTCCGCAAAAGCCCAGCAAGATGCCGTACAACAAGTACGTCGCATACGATAAGCAGGTGCCATTTGATTACCCGGAGCGTACGTGGCCGGGTAAGCGACTGCAGCGTGCACCGCGTTGGTGTTCCGTCGATCTTCGTGACGGCAATCAGGCCCTCGTCAACCCGATGGATTCCGAGCGCAAGTTGCGTTTCTGGAATCTGCTGGTGTCGTTGGGCTTCAAGGAGATCGAGGTCGGCTTCCCGTCGGCTTCCGAAACCGATTACGATTTCATTCGTATGCTGATCGAGCGTGAGCTCATTCCTGACGACGTTACGATCGTGGTGCTGACGCAGGCTCGCGAGCACCTGATTCGCAAGACTTACGAGTGCCTGAAGGGTGCCAAGCGTGCCGTCGTGCACTTCTATAACTCCGTGTCCGTGCTACAGCGCGAGGTTGTGTTCCGTAAGGATAAGGCCGGCATCAAGAAGCTTGCCACCGACGCGGCCACCCTGTGCAAGGAGCTTGAGGGCGAGGCCGAGGGCATCGACCTGTATTACGAGTATTCTCCGGAATCCTTCACCGGCACCGAACCGGAGTACGCCGTCGAGGTGTGCAATGCGGTGATCGACGTGATCAAGCCGACTCCTGAGCATCCGATGATCATCAATCTGCCGGCAACGGTGGAAATGACCACTCCGAACGTGTTTGCCGATCAGGTGGAATACGTGTCGAACAATCTGGTGCCGCGCGATGCCGTGGTGCTGTCGCTGCACCCGCACAACGATGAAGGCATGGGCGTGGCCGCCACCGAGCTGGCCGTGCTTGCCGGTGCCGATCGTGTCGAGGGCTGCCTGCTGGGTAACGGCGAGCGCACCGGCAACGTCGATCTGGTTACGCTTGGTTTGAACTTCCTCACGCAGGGTATTGATCCGCAGATCGATTATTCCAACGTTCCCGAGATTCGCAAGACGGTTGAGTACTGCAACCAGCTGAAGATTTCCGAGCGTCACCCGTATGCCGGCAATTTCGTGTTCACTGCCTTCTCCGGCTCACATCAGGATGCCATTAAGAAGGGTCTTGAGGCTCGTCAGGTGGCTGCCGACCGCGCTGGCGCCGATCTTGACAGCTTTGTGTGGCTGGTGCCGTATCTGCCGATCGATCCGAAGGATATCGGCCGTACGTACGAGGCCATTATCCGCGTGAACTCTCAGTCCGGCAAGGGCGGTATGGCTTACCTGCTGAAGACCAACCACAATCTTGATCTGCCGAAGCGTTTGCAGGTCGAGTTCGACAAGGTTGTGCAGGCGTACGCCGATGAGACCAAGAAGGAAGTCAAGGACGAGGATATTTGGCGTCTGTTCAAGGACGAGTATCTGCCGGTCGAAGAGTCCGGCGCTACTGCGGCTGGTGCCGTGGTCGGCGACAGCAAGGACGACTCCCTCGAGCAGTGGGGCCGTCTGAAGCTGCTGAAGGTGTCGGTGTCTTCCGGTGAAGATGGTTCCGATACCGTGCTGAAGGCCAGGATTCTTGACCGTGGCGTGAACGTCGGCGTTGATGAGCCGGTGGAGCGTGAGGTTTCCGGCATGGGCAACGGCCCGCTTGCCGCTTTCCTGAACGCGCTGAGCAACTTCGGCATCGAGGCTTCCGTGATGGATTACGTGGAGCACACCATGTCCGTCGGTACCGACGCCATGGCCGCCTCCTACGTGGAATGCCAGATCGGTGAGGAAGAGGATCCGCGGATCGTGTGGGGCGTCGGCATTGACACGTCCATCGTCACCAGCTCGCTGAAGGCCATTATTTCGGCCATCAACCGTTCCGAGCGCTAA
- a CDS encoding aspartate kinase, producing the protein MALIVQKFGGSSVADPESIKRVARRIIETKNAGNDVAVVVSAMGDTTDDLIDQALSIDSNPPAREMDMLMTAGERISMSLLAMAIHAAGSHAYSFTGSQAGFMTDAQFGTAHIKAVKPDRVRRALDKGSVAIVAGFQGVNEGGDATTLGRGGSDTSAVALAVALDADVCEIYTDVDGVFTADPRIVPTARRIPVIDYESMLEMSSCGSKVLALRCVEYAQRFNMPLHVRSSFSHRRGTLIVPEDVDPRTLPNI; encoded by the coding sequence GTGGCTCTCATCGTGCAGAAATTTGGCGGCTCTTCCGTAGCCGACCCAGAATCGATCAAGCGCGTGGCCCGACGCATCATCGAAACGAAGAACGCCGGCAATGACGTGGCCGTGGTGGTTTCCGCAATGGGAGACACCACCGACGACCTGATCGATCAGGCGCTCAGCATCGACTCTAACCCGCCGGCGCGCGAGATGGACATGCTGATGACCGCAGGCGAGCGTATTTCGATGAGTTTGCTCGCAATGGCAATTCATGCGGCCGGCTCTCACGCCTACTCCTTCACTGGCTCCCAGGCTGGTTTCATGACCGACGCCCAGTTCGGTACCGCGCATATCAAGGCCGTGAAACCTGACCGCGTGCGTCGTGCGCTCGACAAGGGTTCCGTGGCCATCGTGGCCGGCTTCCAAGGCGTGAACGAGGGCGGCGACGCCACCACGCTCGGCCGAGGTGGATCCGATACCTCCGCAGTGGCTTTGGCCGTGGCGCTGGACGCCGACGTATGCGAGATCTACACCGACGTCGATGGCGTGTTCACCGCCGATCCGCGCATTGTACCGACCGCACGTCGTATTCCCGTCATCGACTACGAGTCGATGCTGGAAATGTCGTCCTGCGGTTCCAAGGTGCTTGCCCTGCGTTGTGTGGAATACGCACAGCGGTTCAACATGCCGTTGCATGTGCGCAGCTCCTTCTCCCACCGCCGCGGCACTCTGATCGTGCCGGAAGATGTCGATCCGCGCACATTGCCGAATATCTGA
- a CDS encoding GNAT family N-acetyltransferase codes for MGVTEVRFLEPRRLNPGETLEGFSCGVELIDNWANRHAPYAAKRGTAVPYVCFTTSGEVAGFYAISAYSIDRDAVRGGWLKRNAPAKIPVILLGMLGVDSRFQHQGLAWMLLQDAIKRALAVGRQIGSRALVVDSYDDVSRGFYQHFGFRDVSGSNSMFVRLV; via the coding sequence ATGGGCGTAACTGAAGTGAGGTTTCTCGAGCCGCGAAGATTGAATCCTGGCGAGACGCTTGAAGGTTTCTCGTGTGGTGTCGAACTGATCGACAATTGGGCGAATCGCCATGCCCCTTATGCGGCGAAGCGGGGTACGGCGGTTCCATACGTGTGTTTCACAACAAGTGGGGAAGTTGCGGGCTTCTATGCGATTAGTGCGTATTCAATTGATCGTGATGCCGTGAGAGGTGGATGGCTTAAACGGAATGCCCCTGCCAAAATACCTGTGATTCTGTTAGGAATGCTGGGCGTGGATTCACGTTTTCAGCATCAGGGGCTGGCATGGATGTTGCTGCAGGATGCAATCAAGCGAGCTCTTGCAGTAGGCCGCCAAATCGGGTCCCGCGCACTTGTTGTTGATTCTTATGATGATGTCTCGCGTGGCTTTTACCAGCATTTTGGCTTCCGTGACGTCTCTGGTTCCAACAGTATGTTTGTCAGATTGGTTTGA
- a CDS encoding glycoside hydrolase family 43 protein: MDSNTTSSPEAHEIDMPLAHSRIAIHDPAIVEDNGVYYIFGTHRRCASSTDMVHWERFENNLSCNPYSVLGDIWQAWPKQPENPDLLGNTWAPDVIWNPTMNKWCMYMSVNGHEFRSVIVLLVADRLDGDWRYVGPVVYSGFTPDNVDATDVPRVLGEEAHGDLARYQSLKDTRINAIDAAPIICEHGEMWMSVGSWFGGIWMIKLDPTTGLRDYGMVYPLRKDSSDPYYGVKIAGGYWNSGEGSYFVRKNGWWYLFMSYGWLGRAGGYQIRLFRSRHLLGPYVDQFGNPAISNGEIPDNHEKGTGIRLTSSILWDGGPSTLEDVEVSQGHNSVLRRRSDGRLFLTYHTRFAERFHSGDDEDYETHVRELLPTEDGWLAVAPYEYQGAVATPPHCDGTNDMTQTLCGEYDIVLHDPHTYFNGKRNADGTYYGINTPQTVTLHADGRVTSGGAVDFFDTPEANLPRSTDGPVSRGSWRLFGATPAGVRCCASDMEITIDGVTYTGVFAQLPRELDGRQTLVFTAIGGNQALWGARHNHQFHVKHQPAPTPDQS; this comes from the coding sequence ATGGATAGCAACACCACGTCTTCGCCCGAAGCCCACGAAATCGACATGCCACTGGCCCACAGCCGCATCGCCATCCACGATCCGGCAATTGTCGAAGATAACGGCGTCTACTACATCTTCGGCACGCATCGCCGCTGTGCGAGCAGCACCGACATGGTGCATTGGGAACGTTTCGAGAACAATCTGAGCTGCAACCCATACTCCGTGCTCGGCGACATCTGGCAGGCGTGGCCGAAGCAGCCGGAGAATCCCGACCTGCTGGGCAACACCTGGGCCCCGGATGTGATCTGGAACCCGACCATGAACAAATGGTGCATGTATATGTCCGTGAACGGCCACGAATTCCGCTCCGTCATCGTGCTGCTGGTCGCCGATCGCCTTGACGGCGACTGGCGGTATGTCGGCCCGGTCGTCTATTCGGGATTCACCCCGGATAACGTCGATGCCACCGACGTGCCTCGTGTGCTCGGCGAAGAGGCGCACGGCGACCTCGCCCGATACCAGTCACTGAAAGACACACGCATCAACGCGATCGACGCTGCGCCCATCATATGCGAGCACGGCGAGATGTGGATGAGCGTCGGCTCCTGGTTCGGCGGCATCTGGATGATCAAGCTCGACCCAACCACTGGCCTGCGCGACTACGGTATGGTATATCCGCTGCGCAAGGATTCCTCCGACCCGTACTACGGCGTAAAGATCGCCGGCGGATACTGGAATTCCGGCGAAGGCTCATACTTCGTGCGCAAAAACGGCTGGTGGTACCTGTTCATGTCGTATGGCTGGCTGGGCCGTGCCGGCGGCTACCAGATCCGCCTATTCCGCTCCCGCCATCTGCTGGGGCCTTATGTCGACCAGTTCGGCAACCCCGCCATTTCCAACGGTGAGATACCGGATAATCACGAGAAGGGCACAGGCATCCGTCTCACCTCTTCCATACTTTGGGATGGAGGCCCTTCAACGTTGGAAGACGTGGAGGTGTCGCAAGGCCATAATTCCGTACTGCGCCGCCGTAGCGACGGGCGTCTGTTCCTCACATACCACACGCGTTTCGCCGAGCGTTTCCACAGCGGAGACGACGAGGATTACGAGACGCATGTGCGAGAGCTGCTGCCGACGGAAGACGGATGGCTGGCCGTGGCGCCGTACGAATACCAAGGAGCCGTGGCGACGCCGCCTCATTGCGACGGCACTAACGACATGACGCAGACGCTCTGCGGCGAATACGATATCGTGCTCCATGATCCTCACACTTATTTTAACGGCAAGCGTAACGCTGACGGCACCTACTACGGCATCAATACGCCGCAGACCGTCACACTGCACGCCGACGGCCGCGTCACCAGCGGTGGCGCCGTGGATTTCTTCGACACCCCGGAGGCGAATCTGCCCCGATCCACTGACGGGCCGGTCTCCCGTGGATCCTGGCGCCTGTTTGGAGCGACGCCGGCCGGTGTGCGATGCTGCGCCAGTGATATGGAAATCACTATCGACGGCGTCACCTATACCGGTGTCTTCGCGCAGCTGCCGCGTGAACTCGACGGGCGACAGACGCTCGTCTTCACTGCAATCGGCGGCAATCAAGCACTGTGGGGCGCACGGCATAATCATCAGTTTCACGTGAAACATCAACCTGCGCCGACCCCCGATCAATCCTGA
- a CDS encoding alpha-N-arabinofuranosidase, with the protein MTQARLVVDDDFIVAAVNDRLFGSFVEHLGRCVYTGVYEPGHPTADEHGFRGDVLDLVRELGATTIRYPGGNFVSGYRWEDGVGPKEDRPRRLDLAWHSTETNEFGLHEMADWMDKAGGNELMEAVNLGSRGLENALDLLEYANVPSGTELSERRRANGADKPFNIRMWCLGNEMDGPWQLGHKTAEDYGTLAASVAAGMRQIDPDLELVVCGSSSHGMPTFGAWERTVLEKTYNNVDFISCHAYYAPARREDGSRDMASFLASGVDMDGFIKDVAAVIDSVKASLKSKHDVYISFDEWNVWYQQDEPSKTPEGIDNWPVAPRLLEDIYSVADAVVFGDLMITLLKNADRVHAASLAQLVNVIAPIMTEPNGPAWRQTTFYPFAQTARLAKGGTVLEPKQDSDQTATAKYGDVDAVNSVAVRCTDGSLAVFAVNRSLDEAATFEVRLPEGFAPQSCSTQTLHDDDIFAANTLEQQNRVTLHENDSIAIDADGNAATISLPPVSWTVMHLR; encoded by the coding sequence ATGACGCAGGCGCGACTTGTTGTCGATGATGATTTTATTGTGGCCGCGGTGAACGACCGACTGTTCGGCTCCTTCGTGGAGCATCTGGGCCGCTGTGTGTATACGGGCGTCTACGAGCCGGGCCATCCGACCGCCGACGAGCACGGATTCCGCGGCGATGTGCTGGATCTTGTTCGCGAGTTGGGTGCGACTACGATCCGCTACCCGGGCGGCAACTTCGTTTCCGGCTATCGCTGGGAAGACGGCGTCGGCCCGAAGGAAGACCGCCCGCGTCGCCTCGATCTGGCCTGGCACTCCACGGAAACCAACGAATTCGGTCTGCATGAGATGGCCGACTGGATGGACAAGGCTGGTGGCAACGAGCTGATGGAAGCCGTGAATCTCGGCTCCCGCGGCCTTGAGAACGCCCTGGATCTGCTGGAATATGCGAATGTTCCGTCCGGTACGGAACTGTCCGAACGCCGTCGCGCCAACGGCGCGGACAAGCCGTTCAACATCCGCATGTGGTGCTTGGGCAACGAAATGGACGGCCCGTGGCAGCTCGGCCACAAGACCGCGGAGGATTACGGCACTCTTGCCGCATCCGTCGCCGCCGGCATGCGCCAGATCGACCCGGATCTGGAATTGGTGGTGTGTGGCTCTTCCTCGCATGGCATGCCGACCTTCGGCGCTTGGGAACGCACGGTGCTCGAGAAGACGTACAACAACGTCGATTTCATTTCCTGCCACGCGTATTATGCTCCCGCACGTCGTGAAGACGGTTCCCGCGACATGGCCAGCTTCCTCGCATCCGGCGTCGACATGGACGGCTTCATCAAGGACGTCGCCGCCGTCATCGATTCCGTCAAGGCAAGTCTGAAATCGAAGCATGATGTGTATATCAGCTTCGACGAGTGGAATGTGTGGTATCAGCAGGATGAGCCGAGCAAGACGCCTGAGGGCATCGACAATTGGCCGGTCGCTCCGCGCCTGCTGGAGGATATCTACTCAGTCGCCGATGCGGTGGTGTTCGGCGATCTGATGATCACGCTGCTCAAGAACGCCGACCGCGTGCACGCCGCCAGCCTCGCGCAGTTGGTGAATGTGATCGCGCCGATCATGACGGAACCGAACGGCCCGGCATGGCGTCAGACCACGTTCTATCCGTTCGCGCAGACCGCGCGCTTGGCCAAGGGCGGCACGGTGCTGGAGCCGAAGCAGGATTCCGACCAGACCGCGACTGCGAAGTACGGCGACGTCGACGCCGTGAATTCGGTGGCCGTACGCTGCACCGACGGTTCGCTGGCGGTATTTGCGGTGAACCGTTCGCTGGATGAGGCCGCAACATTTGAAGTGCGCCTTCCGGAAGGATTCGCGCCGCAGTCCTGCTCCACGCAGACGCTGCATGACGACGACATTTTTGCGGCCAACACGCTCGAGCAGCAGAATCGTGTGACGCTGCACGAGAACGACAGCATTGCGATCGACGCTGACGGCAATGCGGCGACTATTTCGCTGCCGCCTGTTTCCTGGACGGTCATGCATCTTCGCTGA
- the asd gene encoding aspartate-semialdehyde dehydrogenase, with protein sequence MSEKIKVGILGATGMVGQRFVTLLENHPWFELVTLAASAHSAGKTYEEAIGGRWKMETPMPEFVKNMVVKNVADVEDVVKNVDFVFSAVNMPKAEIRAIEEEYAKTETPVVSNNSAHRWTPDVPMVVPEINPEHYEVIEHQRKRLGTTHGFIAVKPNCSIQAYTPALAAWKEFEPREVIVSTYQAISGAGKTFNDWPEMLGNIIPFISGEEEKSEKEPLKVFGHVDEEKGEIVPFDGPLKITSQCIRVPVLNGHTATVFINFGKNPTKEELVDRLVNYTSQASELGLPHAPKQFIQYLTDDDRPQVKKDVDYEGGMGVSIGRLREDSIFDWKFVGLAHNTLRGAAGGALESAEMLKALGYITKK encoded by the coding sequence ATGTCCGAAAAGATTAAGGTCGGCATTCTCGGAGCTACGGGCATGGTCGGACAGCGCTTCGTCACGCTGCTCGAAAACCATCCGTGGTTCGAATTGGTCACCCTTGCCGCGTCCGCGCACAGCGCCGGCAAGACCTACGAAGAGGCCATCGGCGGTCGCTGGAAGATGGAAACGCCGATGCCGGAATTCGTGAAGAACATGGTCGTCAAGAACGTGGCCGACGTGGAAGACGTGGTCAAGAACGTCGATTTCGTGTTCTCCGCAGTGAACATGCCGAAGGCCGAGATCCGCGCTATCGAAGAGGAATACGCGAAAACCGAAACGCCGGTCGTATCGAACAACAGCGCCCACCGCTGGACTCCGGACGTGCCGATGGTCGTGCCAGAAATCAACCCGGAGCATTATGAGGTGATCGAGCACCAGCGCAAGCGTCTCGGCACCACGCACGGCTTCATCGCCGTCAAGCCGAACTGCTCTATCCAGGCCTACACTCCGGCGCTCGCCGCTTGGAAGGAATTCGAGCCGCGCGAGGTTATCGTGAGCACCTATCAGGCCATCTCCGGCGCTGGCAAGACGTTCAACGACTGGCCTGAAATGCTGGGCAACATCATTCCGTTCATCTCTGGCGAAGAGGAGAAGTCCGAGAAGGAACCGCTGAAGGTGTTCGGTCACGTCGATGAGGAAAAGGGCGAAATCGTGCCATTCGACGGTCCGCTGAAAATCACGTCGCAGTGCATTCGCGTGCCTGTGCTCAACGGTCACACCGCCACCGTGTTCATCAACTTCGGCAAGAATCCAACCAAGGAAGAGCTTGTCGATCGCCTAGTTAACTACACAAGCCAGGCTTCCGAGCTTGGCTTGCCGCATGCGCCGAAGCAGTTCATCCAGTATCTGACCGACGATGATCGTCCGCAGGTCAAGAAGGACGTGGATTACGAGGGTGGCATGGGTGTTTCCATCGGCCGTCTGCGCGAGGATTCCATTTTCGATTGGAAATTCGTTGGCTTGGCTCACAACACCCTGCGCGGTGCCGCCGGCGGTGCACTGGAAAGCGCCGAAATGCTGAAGGCACTCGGCTACATCACCAAGAAGTGA
- a CDS encoding DUF1778 domain-containing protein, whose protein sequence is MATVISNRTSRLDIRLTAEQRSLIERAVSLKGSTITQWTAQHLLDAARREIEEASSLKLENESFDAFLRALDEPIPAETKELMRREPQWA, encoded by the coding sequence ATGGCTACAGTAATAAGTAACAGGACATCGCGGTTGGATATTCGTTTAACAGCGGAGCAGCGTTCGTTGATTGAGCGCGCTGTCTCGCTGAAGGGGTCCACGATAACACAATGGACGGCGCAGCATCTACTAGATGCCGCACGACGGGAAATAGAGGAGGCTTCCTCACTCAAACTTGAGAATGAATCGTTTGATGCGTTTCTTCGTGCGCTCGATGAGCCTATTCCGGCTGAGACGAAGGAACTTATGCGGAGGGAACCTCAATGGGCGTAA
- a CDS encoding ACT domain-containing protein yields MSENNNQSLGDLFPDLGPEVPIISGVAHDNTESLATVRRVPNEPGMAAKVFTMLAEAGVNVDMIVQASASTGTADISFTVPGSAAAKVRDVLQEKQDELGYQSFDIDANVGKVAVVGVGMKTHSGLAAKFFNALSDEGVNVLMISTSEIRIAALVPLEQLQDAVRALHTAYGLDAEQVEAVVYGGTGR; encoded by the coding sequence ATGAGCGAAAACAACAACCAGTCCTTGGGTGACCTGTTCCCCGATCTGGGACCGGAAGTCCCGATCATTTCCGGCGTCGCGCACGACAACACCGAATCGCTGGCCACCGTGCGCCGTGTGCCGAATGAGCCGGGCATGGCCGCCAAGGTGTTCACGATGCTGGCTGAGGCCGGCGTGAACGTCGACATGATCGTGCAGGCCTCCGCTTCCACCGGCACCGCCGACATTTCCTTCACCGTGCCCGGTTCCGCCGCGGCCAAGGTACGGGATGTATTGCAGGAGAAGCAGGATGAACTGGGCTACCAGTCCTTCGACATCGACGCCAACGTGGGCAAGGTGGCCGTGGTGGGCGTGGGTATGAAAACCCACTCCGGCTTGGCTGCCAAGTTCTTCAACGCGCTGAGCGACGAGGGCGTGAACGTGCTGATGATCTCCACGTCCGAAATCCGCATCGCCGCGCTGGTTCCGCTCGAGCAGCTGCAGGACGCCGTCCGCGCGCTGCACACCGCCTACGGCTTGGACGCCGAGCAGGTGGAAGCCGTGGTGTACGGCGGTACCGGTCGCTGA
- a CDS encoding metallophosphatase translates to MMTLRFNSDGTFRVLQMADIQDGPNVREDTIRLIEAAIKKTHPDLIVFTGDQIRGYDPAYIDTFLRRRGEQPGTHIRAVTEIEAKIRGIKRHPLTKALLEQPPTDDNWMIDGIGTDSPKLVKRNKRDGRNGSANKLESWAQSINRATAATILDSTRQKVRDTFAAFLGPALEARIPFAATYGNHDFQCGILADEQDDIYREFSGCMNPIAGSSPLALEPGTFAIPIEASDGSGRIAMSVMMVNSGDYADNAFDGDRSISNDYEHVGDTGKSSNAAGNIARNTAGGRESLTSYAKYASNSRGWDLADSDGYGTPSPEAIEWLKQVQRELGERNGDGLAVPAIAFQHIPPQEFYDCLREVPAYTPNAVEGARTFAGHCYILDRDVCRPGSRLGEAIGCADENVGEVQALRDAGGYFALFCGHDHKNAFVGHAHDIDLGYAPTCGFECYGPKSRLRGIRLFEFRENNPVSYVTCMLTWGDLVGRYSSNELRVFFEDHCVTDLVGIRNELRRPQVTVTLLGVGSVMCAAAGHAIAKLFKR, encoded by the coding sequence ATCATGACCTTGCGATTCAACAGCGACGGCACCTTCCGTGTGCTGCAGATGGCCGATATTCAGGACGGACCGAACGTGCGCGAAGACACGATCCGTCTCATCGAAGCCGCCATCAAGAAAACGCATCCCGATCTGATCGTCTTCACCGGCGACCAGATTCGCGGATACGACCCCGCGTACATCGACACGTTCCTGCGCCGCCGCGGAGAGCAGCCGGGCACGCACATACGCGCGGTCACCGAAATCGAAGCGAAAATCCGCGGCATCAAACGCCATCCGCTCACCAAAGCGTTGCTCGAACAGCCCCCGACCGACGACAATTGGATGATCGACGGCATCGGCACCGACTCGCCGAAACTCGTGAAACGCAACAAACGCGACGGGCGCAACGGATCCGCCAACAAGCTTGAATCGTGGGCACAATCCATCAATCGCGCGACCGCCGCAACCATACTCGACAGCACACGGCAGAAAGTACGAGACACGTTCGCAGCATTCCTCGGACCTGCATTGGAAGCGCGAATCCCCTTCGCGGCAACCTACGGCAACCACGATTTCCAGTGCGGCATTCTCGCAGACGAGCAGGATGACATCTACCGCGAGTTTTCCGGGTGCATGAACCCCATTGCCGGGTCGTCTCCTTTGGCGCTCGAACCAGGCACGTTTGCGATTCCGATTGAGGCTTCCGACGGGTCGGGGCGCATTGCGATGAGCGTGATGATGGTGAATTCCGGCGATTATGCGGATAATGCGTTTGACGGCGATCGCAGCATTTCCAACGATTACGAGCATGTTGGAGATACTGGTAAATCCAGCAATGCTGCCGGAAATATTGCCCGCAATACTGCCGGCGGACGGGAATCGCTGACATCCTATGCAAAGTATGCGTCGAATTCACGCGGCTGGGATTTGGCCGATTCCGACGGCTACGGTACACCTTCGCCGGAGGCGATCGAATGGCTGAAGCAAGTGCAACGCGAGTTGGGCGAACGCAACGGCGACGGTTTGGCGGTTCCGGCGATCGCGTTCCAACATATTCCGCCGCAGGAATTCTACGACTGCCTGCGCGAAGTGCCCGCATACACGCCGAATGCGGTGGAGGGTGCGCGAACGTTCGCAGGGCATTGCTACATATTGGATCGAGACGTGTGCAGACCCGGCTCACGGCTTGGCGAGGCGATCGGATGCGCGGACGAGAACGTTGGCGAAGTGCAGGCGCTGCGCGATGCCGGCGGCTATTTCGCGCTGTTCTGCGGACATGATCATAAGAACGCGTTCGTCGGGCACGCGCACGACATCGATCTTGGGTACGCGCCGACCTGCGGCTTCGAATGCTATGGGCCGAAATCGCGACTGCGCGGCATTCGCCTGTTCGAATTCCGTGAGAATAATCCGGTCAGCTACGTGACGTGCATGCTCACGTGGGGCGATTTGGTCGGGCGTTATTCCAGCAACGAACTGCGCGTGTTCTTCGAAGACCATTGCGTGACCGATCTGGTCGGCATCCGCAACGAATTGCGCCGCCCGCAGGTCACCGTCACACTGCTGGGCGTCGGATCGGTGATGTGCGCCGCAGCCGGCCACGCCATCGCCAAACTGTTCAAGCGCTAG